One region of Caldimonas thermodepolymerans genomic DNA includes:
- a CDS encoding SDR family oxidoreductase: MGTLAGKTLFITGASRGIGKAIALRAAQDGASIVIAAKTAEPDPRLPGTIYTAAEEIERAGGRALPLVVDVRDDEQVQAAVQQAAAHFGGIDILVNNASAISLTGVAATPMKRYDLMMDINMRGTFACTQACLPYLQRAANPHVLVLSPPIDLDPKWLGPHAAYTASKYGMSLLALGMAEEFRRFGIAVNGLWPRTLIATSALNVAAPGEAAQARTPQVMADAAYVILTSDSRQRTGRLHLDEQVLREAGVTDFGRYCATPGVEPKIDLFVTP, translated from the coding sequence ATGGGCACGCTGGCCGGCAAGACCCTGTTCATCACCGGGGCGAGCCGCGGCATCGGCAAGGCAATCGCGCTGCGCGCCGCGCAGGACGGCGCCAGCATCGTGATCGCTGCCAAGACGGCCGAGCCCGACCCGCGCCTGCCCGGCACCATCTACACCGCCGCCGAGGAGATCGAGCGCGCCGGCGGGCGGGCCCTGCCGCTGGTGGTCGACGTGCGCGACGACGAGCAGGTGCAGGCGGCGGTGCAGCAGGCAGCGGCGCACTTCGGCGGCATCGACATCCTGGTCAACAATGCCAGCGCGATCAGCCTCACCGGCGTCGCCGCGACGCCGATGAAGCGCTACGACCTGATGATGGACATCAACATGCGCGGCACCTTCGCGTGCACGCAGGCCTGCCTGCCGTACCTGCAGCGCGCGGCCAACCCGCACGTGCTGGTGCTGTCGCCGCCCATCGACCTCGATCCGAAATGGCTGGGCCCGCACGCCGCCTACACCGCCTCCAAGTACGGCATGAGCCTGCTCGCGCTGGGCATGGCCGAGGAGTTCCGCCGGTTCGGCATCGCCGTCAACGGGCTGTGGCCGCGCACGCTGATCGCGACCTCGGCGTTGAACGTCGCGGCGCCCGGCGAGGCGGCGCAGGCACGCACGCCGCAGGTCATGGCCGATGCCGCCTACGTGATCCTCACCTCCGACAGCCGGCAGCGTACCGGCCGCCTGCACCTGGATGAACAGGTGCTGCGCGAGGCCGGCGTCACCGACTTCGGCCGCTACTGCGCGACCCCCGGCGTCGAGCCGAAGATCGACCTGTTCGTGACCCCGTAA
- a CDS encoding DUF2889 domain-containing protein codes for MPLPPPDVPREHIHSRNITLRGYRRTDGLYDIEGRLQDLRPMEVKMPRGMLPAGEPIHDMWLRLTIDLQGHIVAAVASTDASPFGASCASINPDYGKLVGVRIGPGFRAKVRSLFGGLAGCTHLTELLMTMGTAAIQSLAGHVPEPEDVRPFSLDGCHALDSSGPVVKEFHPRWYRPKDGAA; via the coding sequence GTGCCCCTGCCGCCACCGGACGTCCCGCGCGAACACATCCACAGCCGCAACATCACGCTGCGCGGCTACCGTCGCACCGACGGCCTGTACGACATCGAGGGCCGCCTGCAGGACCTGCGGCCGATGGAGGTGAAGATGCCGCGCGGCATGCTGCCGGCCGGCGAGCCGATCCACGACATGTGGCTGCGCCTGACCATCGACCTGCAGGGCCACATCGTCGCCGCGGTGGCGAGCACCGACGCCTCGCCGTTCGGGGCGTCCTGCGCCTCGATCAACCCGGACTACGGCAAGCTGGTCGGCGTGCGCATCGGCCCGGGCTTCCGCGCCAAGGTGCGCAGCCTGTTCGGCGGCCTGGCCGGCTGCACCCACCTGACCGAGCTGCTGATGACCATGGGCACCGCCGCGATCCAGTCGCTGGCCGGCCACGTGCCCGAGCCCGAGGACGTGCGCCCGTTCAGCCTGGACGGTTGTCACGCGCTGGACAGCTCCGGCCCGGTCGTCAAGGAGTTCCACCCGCGCTGGTACCGCCCCAAGGACGGCGCCGCCTGA
- a CDS encoding NADPH-dependent 2,4-dienoyl-CoA reductase produces the protein MTAYPHLLAPLDLGFCTLPNRVLMGSMHTGLEEHPDGFARMAAFYAERAAGGAALIIAGGLSPNAEGNMWPGMRKFETEDDAAPHRRITDAVHEAGGRIAVQLLHAGRYAHHPQGVAPSALRSPISGATPREMSEADIERTIDDYARAAALAKSVGYDGVEVMGSEGYLINQFLVPRANQRTDRWGGSFENRMRFAVETVRRTRAAAGPDFILVYRLSLIDLVEGGSTWDEVVMLAQAIEAAGATLVNSGIGWHEARIPTIATMVPRAAFVDLTARLKASLRIPLVASNRINDPAVAEGILARGEADMVSMARPFLADPAFVRKAAEGRADEINTCIGCNQACLDNIFSGRITSCLVNPRACRETELVARQPAAPRRVAVVGAGPAGLACAVTAAEQGHQVTLYEAGADIGGQFNYARRIPGKEEFDETLRYFRTRLARLGVQLHLNRRVGADELRAGGYDDVVVATGVTPRVPPIPGIDHPKVAGYVDVIEGRKPVGARVAIIGAGGIGFDVAELLTHRDQGGSPVEAFRREWGIDASVRERGGLVAPDEAPPPRQVWLLQRKAERVGERLAKTTGWIRRTLLGRRQVHMLAGVEYERIDDAGLHLRVGGEPRVLEVDTIVVCAGQEPLAGLHEALAGSGVRTHLIGGARLAAELDAVRAIEEGTRIALTL, from the coding sequence ATGACGGCTTACCCGCACCTGCTCGCTCCCCTCGACCTGGGCTTCTGCACCCTGCCCAACCGGGTGCTGATGGGCTCGATGCACACCGGCCTCGAGGAGCACCCCGACGGCTTCGCGCGCATGGCCGCGTTCTACGCCGAACGCGCGGCCGGCGGCGCGGCGCTGATCATCGCCGGCGGCCTGTCGCCCAATGCCGAGGGCAACATGTGGCCGGGCATGCGCAAGTTCGAGACCGAAGACGACGCCGCGCCGCACCGCCGGATCACGGATGCGGTGCACGAGGCGGGCGGGCGCATCGCGGTGCAGCTGCTGCACGCGGGCCGCTACGCCCACCACCCGCAGGGCGTGGCCCCGTCGGCGCTGCGCTCGCCGATCTCGGGCGCGACGCCGCGCGAGATGAGCGAGGCCGACATCGAGCGCACCATCGACGACTACGCCAGGGCCGCGGCGCTGGCGAAGTCGGTCGGCTACGACGGCGTCGAGGTGATGGGCTCGGAGGGCTACCTGATCAACCAGTTCCTGGTGCCGCGCGCCAACCAGCGCACCGACCGCTGGGGCGGCAGCTTCGAGAACCGCATGCGCTTCGCGGTCGAGACCGTGCGCCGCACGCGCGCCGCCGCGGGTCCCGACTTCATCCTGGTCTACCGACTGTCGCTGATCGACCTGGTCGAAGGCGGCAGCACCTGGGACGAGGTGGTCATGCTGGCGCAGGCCATCGAGGCGGCCGGTGCGACGCTGGTCAACAGCGGCATCGGCTGGCACGAGGCGCGCATCCCCACCATCGCGACCATGGTGCCGCGCGCGGCCTTCGTCGACCTGACCGCGCGGCTGAAGGCCTCGCTGCGCATCCCGCTGGTGGCGAGCAACCGCATCAACGACCCGGCCGTGGCCGAAGGCATCCTCGCCCGCGGCGAGGCCGACATGGTCTCGATGGCGCGCCCGTTCCTGGCCGACCCGGCCTTCGTGCGCAAGGCCGCCGAAGGCCGTGCCGACGAGATCAACACCTGCATCGGCTGCAACCAGGCCTGCCTGGACAACATCTTCTCCGGCCGGATCACGTCCTGCCTGGTCAACCCGCGCGCCTGCCGCGAGACCGAGCTGGTCGCCCGGCAGCCTGCGGCGCCGCGCCGCGTCGCGGTGGTGGGCGCCGGCCCGGCGGGCCTGGCCTGCGCGGTGACCGCCGCCGAGCAGGGCCACCAGGTCACGCTGTACGAGGCCGGCGCCGACATCGGCGGGCAGTTCAACTACGCGCGGCGCATCCCCGGCAAGGAAGAGTTCGACGAGACGCTGCGCTACTTCCGCACCCGGCTGGCACGCCTGGGCGTGCAGCTGCACCTGAACCGGCGCGTGGGCGCCGACGAGCTGCGCGCGGGCGGCTACGACGACGTGGTGGTCGCCACCGGCGTGACCCCGCGCGTGCCGCCGATTCCCGGCATCGACCATCCCAAGGTGGCGGGCTACGTCGACGTGATCGAGGGCCGCAAGCCGGTCGGCGCGCGCGTGGCCATCATCGGCGCGGGTGGCATCGGCTTCGACGTGGCCGAGTTGCTGACGCATCGCGACCAGGGGGGCTCGCCGGTCGAGGCGTTCCGCCGCGAGTGGGGCATCGACGCCTCGGTGCGCGAGCGCGGCGGGCTGGTCGCACCCGACGAGGCGCCGCCGCCGCGCCAGGTGTGGCTGCTGCAGCGCAAGGCCGAGCGGGTCGGCGAACGCCTGGCCAAGACCACCGGCTGGATCCGCCGCACGCTGCTGGGGCGCCGCCAGGTGCACATGCTGGCCGGCGTGGAATACGAGCGCATCGACGATGCCGGGCTGCACCTGCGCGTCGGCGGCGAGCCGCGCGTGCTGGAGGTCGACACCATCGTCGTCTGCGCCGGGCAGGAGCCGCTGGCCGGGCTGCACGAGGCGCTGGCCGGCAGCGGCGTGCGCACCCACCTGATCGGCGGGGCGCGCCTGGCGGCCGAGCTGGACGCGGTGCGTGCGATCGAGGAAGGCACGCGCATCGCGCTGACGCTCTGA
- a CDS encoding crotonase/enoyl-CoA hydratase family protein, with product MELETIAVRQEGHVAYLDLNRPDKANAINERMWQELRQAMQWVDRTDAVRVAVLGGAGRHFCAGIDLSMLHALQRYAGMECRGRAAERLRLMILDLQDTVTSIERCRKPVIARIHGACVGGGIDVSSACDMRYCSSDAYFSVKEVDVGLTADVGTLQRLPRLIGEGMARELAYTARRFDADEAARIGLVNRVYGSQDELVAGVRAIAGEIASKAPLAVRGTKEMITYVRDHSVADGLNYIATWNAGMLVSSDLEEALAAVKEKRPAKFLD from the coding sequence ATGGAGCTGGAAACCATCGCCGTCCGCCAGGAGGGCCATGTCGCCTACCTCGACCTGAACCGCCCGGACAAGGCCAACGCGATCAACGAACGCATGTGGCAGGAGCTGCGCCAGGCCATGCAGTGGGTCGACCGCACCGACGCCGTGCGGGTGGCCGTGCTGGGGGGCGCGGGACGCCACTTCTGCGCCGGCATCGACCTGTCGATGCTGCACGCGCTGCAGCGCTACGCGGGCATGGAGTGCCGCGGCCGCGCGGCCGAGCGGCTGCGCCTGATGATCCTGGACCTGCAGGACACGGTGACCTCGATCGAGCGCTGCCGCAAGCCGGTGATCGCGCGCATCCACGGCGCCTGCGTGGGCGGAGGCATCGACGTCAGCAGCGCCTGCGACATGCGCTACTGCAGCAGCGACGCCTACTTCTCGGTCAAGGAGGTCGACGTGGGGCTGACCGCCGACGTCGGCACGCTGCAGCGCCTGCCCCGGCTGATCGGCGAGGGCATGGCGCGCGAGCTGGCCTACACCGCGCGCCGCTTCGACGCCGACGAGGCCGCGCGCATCGGCCTGGTCAACCGGGTGTACGGCTCGCAGGACGAGCTGGTGGCCGGCGTGCGCGCGATCGCCGGGGAGATCGCCTCGAAGGCGCCGCTGGCGGTGCGCGGCACCAAGGAGATGATCACCTACGTGCGAGACCACTCGGTGGCCGACGGACTCAACTACATCGCCACCTGGAATGCCGGGATGCTGGTGTCCAGCGACCTCGAGGAGGCCCTGGCCGCGGTCAAGGAAAAGCGGCCGGCGAAGTTCCTCGACTGA
- a CDS encoding methyltransferase domain-containing protein, which yields MAGPDVGFWQERFATGTTPWDRGGPNPQLQQWLDEGLVGPQHRVLVPGCGRGWEVALLAGRGVPVTGIDYAPAAIEACRALLERQGLQAPLVQADVLEWQPDAPVDVVYEQTCLCALHPDHWQRYAQQLHAWIQPGGRLLALFVQARAEESAQGFIKGPPYHCDIHAMRALFPGDRWAWPKPPYPALASGPVRELVVPLTRR from the coding sequence ATGGCAGGACCCGACGTGGGCTTCTGGCAGGAGCGCTTCGCGACCGGCACCACGCCCTGGGACCGGGGCGGCCCCAACCCGCAGCTGCAGCAGTGGCTGGACGAGGGCCTGGTCGGCCCGCAGCACCGCGTGCTGGTGCCGGGCTGCGGGCGCGGCTGGGAAGTGGCACTGCTGGCCGGGCGCGGCGTGCCGGTCACGGGCATCGACTACGCGCCGGCGGCCATCGAGGCGTGCCGCGCGCTGCTGGAGCGGCAGGGGCTGCAGGCCCCGCTGGTGCAGGCCGACGTGCTGGAGTGGCAGCCGGACGCGCCGGTGGACGTGGTCTACGAGCAGACCTGCCTGTGCGCGCTGCACCCGGACCACTGGCAGCGCTATGCGCAGCAGCTGCACGCCTGGATCCAACCGGGCGGGCGGCTGCTCGCGCTGTTCGTGCAGGCGCGCGCGGAGGAATCCGCGCAGGGCTTCATCAAGGGGCCGCCCTACCACTGCGACATCCACGCGATGCGCGCGCTGTTCCCGGGCGACCGCTGGGCCTGGCCCAAGCCGCCCTACCCGGCGCTGGCTAGCGGCCCGGTGCGCGAGCTGGTGGTGCCGCTGACGCGGCGCTGA
- a CDS encoding phosphotransferase, which translates to MSASTAQTAGLPPGFDVGRLEQYLHAHVEGYAGPLQVQRFPDGQSNPTYLLATPTRRYVLRKKPHGQLLPSAHAVEREYRVIRALHGRGVPVARPYCLCEDDAVVGTPFYVMEYVHGRVLWDPTLPGMQPAERTALYDEINRVVAALHAIDPASVGLADYGRPGNYFERQIARWTRQYRASETEPIPAMDALIEWLPQHIPAVEENAIVHGDLRLDNLIFHPTEPRILAVLDWELSTLGHPLADFAYHMLTWRLSADEFRGMRGADLAALGIPDERTYLDLYCRRTGRAPVPAHEWDFYLAYSMFRLAAILQGILKRAYDGNASSAHALETGRRARPIAEAGWRQAQAAVTR; encoded by the coding sequence ATGAGCGCCAGCACGGCGCAGACCGCCGGCCTGCCGCCGGGTTTCGACGTCGGGCGGCTGGAGCAGTACCTGCACGCCCACGTGGAGGGCTACGCGGGTCCGCTGCAGGTGCAGCGCTTCCCGGACGGCCAGTCCAACCCCACCTACCTGCTCGCCACCCCCACGCGGCGCTACGTGCTGCGCAAGAAGCCGCACGGCCAGCTGCTGCCCTCGGCGCATGCGGTCGAGCGCGAGTACCGCGTGATCCGCGCGCTGCACGGCCGCGGCGTGCCGGTGGCGCGGCCGTACTGCCTGTGCGAGGACGACGCGGTGGTCGGCACGCCGTTCTACGTGATGGAGTACGTGCACGGGCGCGTGCTGTGGGACCCGACCCTGCCCGGCATGCAGCCGGCCGAGCGCACCGCGCTCTACGACGAGATCAACCGCGTGGTCGCGGCGCTGCACGCGATCGACCCGGCGTCGGTGGGGCTGGCCGACTACGGGCGCCCCGGCAACTACTTCGAGCGGCAGATCGCGCGCTGGACCAGGCAGTACCGCGCCTCGGAGACCGAGCCGATCCCGGCGATGGACGCGCTGATCGAGTGGCTGCCGCAACACATCCCGGCCGTCGAGGAAAACGCGATCGTGCACGGTGACCTGCGGCTGGACAACCTGATCTTCCATCCGACCGAGCCGAGGATCCTCGCGGTGCTCGACTGGGAGCTGTCCACGCTGGGCCACCCGCTGGCGGACTTCGCCTACCACATGCTGACCTGGCGGCTGTCGGCCGACGAGTTCCGCGGCATGCGCGGCGCGGACCTGGCGGCGCTGGGCATCCCCGACGAGCGCACCTACCTCGACCTGTACTGCCGGCGCACCGGACGCGCTCCGGTGCCGGCGCACGAATGGGATTTCTACCTCGCCTACAGCATGTTCCGCCTCGCGGCCATCCTGCAAGGCATCCTCAAGCGCGCCTACGACGGCAACGCCTCCAGCGCGCACGCCCTGGAGACCGGGCGCCGCGCCCGCCCCATCGCCGAAGCCGGCTGGCGCCAGGCCCAGGCCGCAGTGACCCGCTGA
- a CDS encoding acyl-CoA dehydrogenase family protein — MDLFTLSPKVQDLKARLLAFMDQHVYPNEERYFRESAEHGPWGVQPVVEELKALAREQGLWNLFLPDSEHGAGLSNLEYAPLCEIMGRSLLAPEVFNCSAPDTGNMEVLARYGTEEQKRQWLVPLLDGRIRSAFAMTEPAVASSDATNIQASIRREGDEYVIDGHKWFTTGATDPRCKIIIFMGKTNPDHPDKHKQQSMILVPKDTPGVKVIRPLPVFGFAGVPDRAAEVVFENVRVPASNILLGEGRGFEIAQGRLGPGRIHHCMRLIGLAERALEKMCRRTKERVAFGKPVAEQTVTLERIAEARIMIDQCRLLTMHAAHMMDTVGNKAAKAQIAMIKVAAPNMAAKVVDWAIQAHGGGGVTNDFGLAVAYATARLLRLADGPDEVHRNQIGKLELRKYA, encoded by the coding sequence ATGGATCTGTTCACGCTCTCGCCCAAAGTCCAGGACCTGAAGGCACGCCTGCTGGCCTTCATGGACCAGCATGTCTACCCGAACGAGGAACGCTACTTCCGCGAGTCCGCCGAGCACGGCCCGTGGGGCGTGCAGCCGGTCGTCGAGGAGCTGAAGGCGCTGGCGCGCGAGCAGGGGCTGTGGAACCTGTTCCTGCCCGACTCCGAACACGGCGCGGGCCTGAGCAACCTCGAGTACGCGCCGCTGTGCGAGATCATGGGCCGCTCGCTGCTGGCGCCCGAGGTGTTCAACTGCTCGGCGCCCGACACCGGCAACATGGAGGTGCTGGCGCGCTACGGCACCGAGGAGCAGAAGCGCCAGTGGCTGGTGCCGCTGCTCGACGGCCGCATCCGCAGCGCCTTCGCGATGACCGAGCCGGCGGTGGCTTCCAGCGACGCGACCAACATCCAGGCCTCGATCCGACGCGAGGGCGACGAGTACGTGATCGACGGCCACAAGTGGTTCACCACCGGCGCCACCGACCCGCGCTGCAAGATCATCATCTTCATGGGCAAGACCAACCCGGATCACCCGGACAAGCACAAGCAGCAGTCCATGATCCTCGTGCCCAAGGACACCCCGGGCGTCAAGGTGATCCGGCCGCTGCCGGTGTTCGGCTTCGCCGGCGTGCCCGACCGCGCCGCCGAGGTGGTGTTCGAGAACGTGCGCGTGCCGGCGTCGAACATCCTGCTCGGCGAGGGGCGCGGCTTCGAGATCGCGCAGGGCCGCCTCGGCCCGGGCCGCATCCACCACTGCATGCGCCTGATCGGCCTGGCCGAGCGCGCGCTCGAGAAGATGTGCCGCCGCACCAAGGAGCGCGTCGCGTTCGGCAAGCCGGTGGCCGAGCAGACCGTGACGCTGGAGCGCATCGCCGAGGCGCGCATCATGATCGACCAGTGCCGCCTGCTGACGATGCACGCGGCGCACATGATGGACACGGTGGGCAACAAGGCGGCCAAGGCGCAGATCGCGATGATCAAGGTCGCCGCGCCGAACATGGCGGCCAAGGTGGTCGACTGGGCGATCCAGGCGCACGGCGGCGGCGGCGTCACGAACGACTTCGGGCTGGCGGTGGCCTACGCGACCGCGCGCCTGCTGCGCCTGGCCGACGGGCCGGACGAGGTGCACCGCAACCAGATCGGCAAGCTGGAGCTGCGCAAGTACGCGTAG
- a CDS encoding acyl-CoA dehydrogenase family protein — protein MTDNLLLSAARNSNYYTPEHEQFRDTVRDFVAREITPHVNAWDEAGEFPRELYRKAAEVGLLGVGYPEEYGGTPADVFYQLIIPEEVARAGCGGVSASLFSHTIGTPPILHAGSDELKARVLPDILAGRKISALCITEPGGGSDVASLRTTAVRDGDHYVVNGEKTFITSGMRADWFTVAVRTNPEVKGAGGVSLLLIPGDTPGITRTKLDKMGWWASDTAHLRFENVRVPVGHLLGVENEGFRIIMRNFNSERLFMAAGAYGFAKVCFADALDWARERKTFGLPLVERQVIRHKLVDMAMKIESVRCMIEDLAWRVQQKFGDPRLLVAQTAMLKNLAMQTMQFCADEAVQILGGMGFMRGTRPERIYREVKVNMIGGGSVEIMKDLAAKQLQL, from the coding sequence ATGACTGACAACCTGCTGCTGTCCGCCGCGCGCAACTCCAACTACTACACCCCGGAGCACGAACAGTTCCGCGACACGGTGCGCGACTTCGTCGCGCGCGAGATCACGCCCCACGTCAACGCCTGGGACGAGGCGGGCGAATTCCCCCGCGAGCTGTACCGCAAGGCCGCCGAGGTGGGGCTGCTCGGCGTCGGCTACCCGGAGGAATATGGCGGCACGCCGGCCGACGTGTTCTACCAGCTGATCATCCCCGAGGAGGTCGCGCGCGCCGGCTGCGGCGGCGTCAGCGCCTCGCTGTTCTCGCACACCATCGGCACGCCGCCGATCCTGCACGCGGGCAGCGACGAGCTCAAGGCGCGCGTCCTGCCCGACATCCTGGCCGGGCGCAAGATCTCGGCGCTGTGCATCACCGAGCCGGGCGGCGGCTCCGACGTGGCCAGCCTGCGCACCACCGCGGTCCGCGACGGCGACCACTACGTCGTCAACGGCGAGAAGACCTTCATCACCTCGGGCATGCGCGCCGACTGGTTCACCGTCGCGGTGCGCACCAACCCCGAGGTCAAGGGCGCCGGCGGCGTGTCGCTGCTGCTGATCCCGGGCGACACGCCGGGCATCACGCGCACCAAGCTCGACAAGATGGGCTGGTGGGCCTCCGACACCGCGCACCTGCGGTTCGAGAACGTGCGCGTGCCGGTCGGCCACCTGCTCGGCGTCGAGAACGAGGGCTTCCGCATCATCATGCGCAACTTCAACAGCGAGCGCCTGTTCATGGCCGCCGGCGCCTACGGCTTCGCTAAGGTGTGCTTCGCCGACGCGCTGGACTGGGCGCGCGAGCGCAAGACCTTCGGCCTGCCGCTGGTCGAGCGCCAGGTGATCCGCCACAAGCTGGTGGACATGGCGATGAAGATCGAGTCGGTGCGCTGCATGATCGAGGACCTCGCCTGGCGCGTGCAGCAGAAGTTCGGCGACCCGCGCCTGCTGGTCGCGCAGACCGCGATGCTCAAGAACCTCGCGATGCAGACCATGCAGTTCTGCGCCGACGAAGCGGTGCAGATCCTGGGCGGCATGGGTTTCATGCGCGGTACCCGTCCCGAGCGCATCTACCGCGAGGTCAAGGTCAACATGATCGGCGGCGGCTCGGTCGAGATCATGAAGGACCTGGCGGCCAAGCAGCTGCAGCTGTGA
- a CDS encoding class I adenylate-forming enzyme family protein, with translation MLQERIQRHDWYHRTIPQLFAETCAALPDKPAIVFEGRTTSFGALQAEVDRVSQALLDLGIRKGDVVTTLPSPTPEFAVLYFATLQVGAVVNPLNLLWGTLEFSGVLPRNAPAVIVTVDQYGGRDYLQLLRESLPDLQFHGAGKVSSASVPSLRQLVCVSREGRRHEGVLDFDDWVAAVREVDAGRIAQLRDEGHATDIQFICQTSGTTGLSKSALWDHRPPLATVNFAAKALAYTEDERYINLSPFYHNSGIFALNLNLVLAGTTLYLMEAFRPAPALDLIDREGITATFGFEAHWQGLRRVPGFEQKRFTVRKALLAGEPTTIDLVRSMCPPGAVINSLYAQTENGPLISLSEHDCVDARINRSTHGRPLPGVEVVIKDIDTGERVPQGQAGEICYRSPYMFRGYLGQPDETRQAYDAEGYFHSGDYGNFDNGYITYLGRLGGVVKSGGENVSTTRVSTLLLEVFADRFEDVKTVGIPDEYWGARVVSLVRTRDGAPLADDAALREACKGKMAAYEIPRNFLAWEGEWPVSPEGKINFKALQAWAQEQLART, from the coding sequence ATGCTGCAAGAACGCATCCAACGCCACGACTGGTACCACCGCACCATCCCGCAGCTGTTCGCCGAGACCTGCGCGGCGCTGCCGGACAAGCCCGCGATCGTCTTCGAGGGGCGCACGACGAGTTTCGGCGCGCTGCAGGCCGAGGTCGACCGGGTGTCCCAGGCGCTGCTGGACCTGGGCATCCGCAAGGGCGACGTGGTCACGACCCTGCCGAGCCCGACGCCGGAGTTCGCGGTGCTGTACTTCGCGACGCTGCAGGTCGGGGCGGTGGTCAACCCGCTGAACCTGCTGTGGGGCACGCTGGAGTTCTCCGGCGTGCTGCCGCGCAACGCGCCCGCCGTGATCGTCACGGTCGACCAGTACGGTGGCCGCGACTACCTGCAGCTGCTGCGCGAGTCGCTGCCGGACCTGCAGTTCCACGGCGCGGGCAAGGTGTCCTCGGCCAGCGTGCCGTCGCTGCGCCAGCTCGTGTGCGTCAGCCGCGAGGGGCGGCGCCACGAGGGCGTGCTGGACTTCGACGACTGGGTGGCCGCGGTGCGCGAGGTGGATGCCGGTCGCATCGCGCAGCTGCGCGACGAAGGCCACGCGACCGACATCCAGTTCATCTGCCAGACCTCGGGCACGACCGGGCTGTCCAAGAGCGCGCTGTGGGACCACCGCCCGCCGCTGGCCACGGTGAACTTCGCGGCCAAGGCGCTGGCCTACACCGAGGACGAGCGCTACATCAACCTCTCGCCCTTCTATCACAACAGCGGCATCTTCGCGCTCAACCTGAACCTGGTGCTGGCCGGCACCACGCTGTACCTGATGGAGGCGTTCCGCCCCGCGCCGGCGCTGGACCTGATCGACCGCGAGGGCATCACCGCGACCTTCGGCTTCGAGGCGCACTGGCAGGGCCTGCGCCGCGTTCCGGGCTTCGAGCAGAAGCGCTTCACGGTGCGCAAGGCGCTGCTGGCCGGCGAGCCGACCACCATCGACCTGGTGCGCAGCATGTGCCCGCCGGGCGCGGTGATCAACAGCCTGTACGCGCAGACCGAAAACGGCCCGCTGATCTCGCTGTCCGAGCACGACTGCGTCGACGCGCGCATCAACCGCTCCACCCACGGCCGGCCGCTGCCCGGCGTGGAGGTCGTGATCAAGGACATCGACACCGGCGAGCGCGTGCCGCAGGGCCAGGCCGGCGAGATCTGCTACCGCAGCCCGTACATGTTCCGCGGCTACCTCGGCCAGCCGGACGAGACGCGCCAGGCCTACGATGCCGAGGGCTACTTCCACAGCGGCGACTACGGCAACTTCGACAACGGCTACATCACCTACCTCGGCCGGCTCGGCGGGGTGGTCAAGTCCGGCGGCGAGAACGTCTCGACCACGCGCGTCTCGACGCTGCTGCTGGAGGTGTTCGCCGACCGCTTCGAGGACGTCAAGACCGTCGGCATCCCGGACGAGTACTGGGGCGCGCGCGTGGTCAGCCTGGTGCGCACCCGCGACGGCGCCCCGCTGGCCGACGACGCCGCGCTGCGCGAGGCCTGCAAGGGCAAGATGGCGGCCTACGAGATCCCGCGCAACTTCCTCGCCTGGGAAGGCGAGTGGCCGGTCTCGCCCGAAGGCAAGATCAACTTCAAGGCCCTGCAGGCCTGGGCGCAGGAGCAGCTGGCCAGGACGTGA